One Fibrobacter sp. genomic window carries:
- a CDS encoding penicillin-binding protein 1A: MAGSYLKNLFTDRKFLICLAILCAPVFFGIIGVIITYHHFSSELPSLTQLEQINPKLVTNIYDMNGKIAHEYFVERREWTPFDSIPENAIHAVMATEDRAFYKHWGMNVWAIPSAIIESALSGKQLRGASTLTQQLTKLLFLTPERSISRKIKEAMTAIRIEQTYTKQEILEFYMNEVYLGGGNYGFQAAGKYYFGHALDSLSIPEYAVLAGMLKAPESYRPDRHPKASLERRNTVLYAMYDAGYISKEDYRKYVATPIVLAEKEPETGNGLYYFEEIRKYMEKKYGESSLYADGVSIFSTIDPDIQSVADSVAKATVAKYRTEFKRKAIKNLKLAEKYEMDKDSVYAHFDSVYALFKKDYLASDNGPNPKKWRYPPEVRYHDAQIAMVVIENETGAIRAMVGGNDFNESRYNRAVQSLRQPGSSFKPIVYSVAMDNGASPCDSVNDAPITMTDETAANGMWRPHNSEKNFEGMMTLRKALYRSKNIPAVLTASKYGLSAVVNYARAFGIRKAPLVAVPSLALGSVGATLLEMTSAYTVFPNLGTRIEPYMIESIEDKNGEVIEKNSKIESVVMKPPSAYLMVDILKDVNLRGTGYKVTASGFNHPSGGKTGTTNDYTDAWYIGFTKHYTMGVWVGYDQAVSMGVGHTGGNYALPPWIAVMTKIHKGLRQKSFPMPQGVIGKGVCNLTGKLAGEFCTEKTYCLYTTNNYPDEVCDGDHYKVRTKSADDATLFSNKGSIEHSEGAKKTRKMF; this comes from the coding sequence TTGGCAGGTTCCTACCTAAAGAATCTCTTTACGGACAGGAAGTTCCTGATTTGCCTCGCCATCCTGTGCGCGCCCGTATTCTTCGGAATCATTGGCGTCATCATCACCTACCACCATTTCTCTTCCGAACTCCCGTCCCTCACGCAGCTCGAGCAGATCAACCCGAAACTGGTGACCAACATCTACGACATGAACGGGAAGATTGCGCACGAATACTTCGTGGAACGCCGCGAATGGACCCCGTTCGATTCCATCCCCGAAAACGCGATTCACGCCGTTATGGCGACCGAAGACCGCGCCTTCTACAAGCACTGGGGCATGAACGTCTGGGCCATCCCGTCCGCCATCATCGAGAGCGCCCTGAGCGGCAAGCAGCTCCGCGGTGCCTCCACCCTCACCCAGCAGTTGACCAAGCTCTTGTTCCTCACACCGGAACGCTCTATTTCCCGTAAAATCAAGGAGGCGATGACCGCCATCCGCATCGAGCAGACGTACACCAAGCAGGAAATCCTCGAATTCTACATGAATGAGGTGTACCTGGGCGGTGGCAACTACGGCTTCCAAGCCGCTGGCAAGTACTACTTCGGGCATGCGCTCGATAGCCTCTCCATTCCGGAATACGCCGTCCTCGCGGGCATGCTCAAGGCCCCCGAATCGTACCGCCCCGACAGGCACCCGAAGGCCTCGCTCGAACGCCGCAACACGGTGCTCTACGCCATGTATGACGCCGGCTATATCAGCAAGGAAGACTACCGCAAGTACGTCGCCACCCCGATCGTCCTCGCCGAAAAGGAACCCGAAACGGGCAACGGCCTGTACTACTTCGAAGAAATCCGCAAGTACATGGAAAAGAAGTACGGCGAAAGCTCGCTCTACGCCGACGGTGTCTCCATCTTCAGTACCATCGACCCCGACATCCAGAGCGTGGCCGACAGCGTAGCCAAGGCGACGGTCGCGAAATACCGTACCGAATTCAAGCGCAAGGCCATCAAGAACCTGAAGCTCGCCGAAAAGTACGAAATGGACAAGGATTCCGTCTACGCCCACTTCGACAGCGTCTACGCCCTGTTCAAGAAGGACTACCTGGCCAGCGACAACGGCCCGAACCCCAAGAAATGGCGCTATCCGCCCGAAGTGCGCTACCACGACGCGCAGATAGCGATGGTCGTCATCGAGAACGAGACGGGCGCAATCCGTGCGATGGTGGGCGGAAACGACTTCAACGAATCCCGCTACAACCGCGCAGTCCAGTCCCTACGCCAGCCGGGATCCTCCTTCAAGCCGATCGTCTACTCCGTGGCGATGGACAACGGCGCCTCCCCCTGCGACTCCGTGAACGACGCCCCCATCACGATGACCGACGAAACGGCGGCAAACGGCATGTGGCGCCCGCACAACTCCGAGAAGAACTTTGAAGGCATGATGACGCTCCGCAAGGCGCTCTACCGCTCCAAGAACATCCCGGCGGTCCTCACCGCATCTAAATACGGGCTCAGCGCCGTGGTGAACTACGCCCGCGCATTCGGCATCCGCAAGGCACCGCTCGTCGCGGTCCCGAGCCTCGCCCTCGGTTCTGTTGGCGCGACCCTCCTCGAAATGACTTCCGCCTACACGGTGTTCCCGAACCTCGGCACGAGAATCGAGCCCTACATGATTGAATCCATCGAGGACAAGAACGGTGAGGTCATCGAAAAGAATTCCAAGATAGAAAGCGTCGTGATGAAGCCGCCTTCAGCCTACCTGATGGTGGACATCCTGAAGGACGTGAACCTCCGCGGTACGGGCTACAAGGTGACAGCGAGCGGGTTCAACCACCCGAGCGGCGGCAAGACCGGTACCACGAACGATTATACCGACGCCTGGTACATCGGATTTACCAAGCACTACACCATGGGCGTGTGGGTCGGATACGACCAGGCAGTTTCCATGGGCGTGGGCCACACGGGCGGCAACTACGCGCTCCCGCCGTGGATCGCCGTGATGACCAAAATCCACAAGGGCCTCAGGCAGAAATCCTTCCCCATGCCACAGGGCGTTATCGGCAAGGGCGTCTGCAACCTTACAGGTAAACTAGCAGGCGAGTTCTGCACCGAAAAGACTTATTGCCTTTACACGACGAACAACTACCCCGACGAAGTCTGCGACGGCGACCATTACAAGGTGCGCACCAAGTCCGCCGACGACGCGACTCTGTTCAGCAACAAGGGCAGCATAGAGCATTCTGAAGGCGCGAAAAAGACGCGCAAGATGTTCTAG
- the rlmN gene encoding 23S rRNA (adenine(2503)-C(2))-methyltransferase RlmN, protein MEWPRNIKSLTTDELKAWLRDVNEKQYRADQIQKWLFCQQVRSFDEMVNVPPALREKLAAQFSMLALKEDQHLVSTDGTVKWLFETHDGHHIETVMIPANGRFSVCVSTQIGCAQNCAFCRTAKMGFTRNLEAGEILEEILCVNWYLKDNGILDADGKVAQVTNIIFMGMGEPLNNLEQVHRVCCTLHNQSLFNMGAKRMTVSTSGVVPKIKELVDRNTPCCLAVSLNSTNNEYRSSVMPVNRVWPIEKLLEAVDDYIRRTDNYVTFEFVLIQGITCTPKAAKELIRICAPRRVKVNAIVLNDGDDPTLHAPTPEEVEDFLAAVRAAEIQITIRNPRGRDILAACGQLAYKKEGK, encoded by the coding sequence ATGGAATGGCCGCGCAACATAAAGTCCCTAACGACAGACGAGCTGAAAGCTTGGCTCAGGGACGTAAACGAAAAGCAGTACCGCGCCGACCAAATCCAGAAATGGCTTTTTTGCCAACAGGTGCGCAGTTTTGACGAGATGGTGAACGTCCCGCCCGCGCTCCGCGAAAAACTCGCCGCACAATTCAGCATGCTCGCCCTCAAGGAAGACCAGCACCTCGTCTCTACCGACGGCACGGTGAAATGGCTTTTCGAGACCCACGACGGCCACCACATCGAAACGGTCATGATTCCGGCAAACGGTCGCTTTTCCGTATGCGTCTCTACGCAGATCGGCTGCGCCCAGAACTGCGCCTTCTGCCGTACCGCCAAGATGGGTTTCACCAGGAACCTCGAGGCAGGCGAAATTCTCGAAGAAATTCTCTGCGTGAACTGGTACCTGAAGGATAACGGCATCCTCGACGCCGATGGAAAGGTAGCCCAGGTCACCAACATCATCTTCATGGGGATGGGCGAACCGCTCAACAACCTGGAACAGGTGCACCGCGTGTGCTGCACGCTCCATAACCAGAGCCTTTTCAACATGGGCGCAAAGCGCATGACCGTGAGTACCTCGGGCGTCGTCCCGAAAATCAAGGAACTCGTGGACAGGAACACGCCCTGCTGCCTCGCGGTGAGCCTCAACAGCACGAACAACGAATACCGTTCATCCGTGATGCCCGTGAACAGGGTGTGGCCCATCGAGAAACTGCTCGAGGCGGTCGACGACTACATCCGCCGCACCGACAACTACGTAACTTTCGAATTCGTCCTCATCCAGGGAATCACCTGCACCCCGAAGGCCGCGAAGGAGCTTATCCGCATCTGCGCCCCCCGCCGCGTAAAGGTGAACGCAATCGTGCTTAACGACGGGGACGACCCTACACTCCACGCTCCGACACCGGAAGAGGTAGAAGACTTCCTCGCCGCGGTGCGAGCAGCAGAAATTCAAATAACGATTCGCAATCCGCGGGGACGCGACATCCTCGCCGCCTGCGGACAGCTTGCGTATAAAAAGGAAGGTAAATAA
- a CDS encoding methyltransferase yields MLTQNLPEFWDNLYANGKDYWNFKKATPALLEFFKHPSCPAEGSVLVPGAGFGYDAEAWAKRGHEVLAVDFAATAVDELDHLSRAHKNLRSLDLDLFTLSPKDPKRGGQLFDIVYDYGTFSAIHPGRRDEFFEVCYKMLKDDGLFICLMFPLMNGKTLQGPPHCTSEGELMARLDGVFDIVERVPAVNSLPGREGKEEFWLMKKCL; encoded by the coding sequence ATGTTAACGCAGAACCTCCCGGAATTCTGGGACAATCTCTACGCCAACGGCAAGGATTACTGGAATTTTAAGAAGGCGACTCCGGCCCTGCTTGAATTCTTCAAGCATCCCTCCTGCCCTGCCGAGGGCTCCGTTCTGGTTCCCGGCGCAGGCTTCGGCTACGATGCCGAGGCTTGGGCGAAGCGCGGACACGAAGTCCTCGCAGTCGACTTCGCGGCAACCGCAGTCGACGAACTGGACCACCTGAGCCGTGCGCACAAGAACCTGCGTTCCCTTGACCTCGACCTGTTCACGCTCTCCCCCAAGGACCCGAAGCGTGGCGGCCAGCTGTTCGACATCGTGTACGACTACGGCACGTTCTCCGCAATCCACCCGGGACGCCGTGACGAGTTCTTCGAAGTCTGCTACAAGATGCTCAAGGACGACGGACTTTTCATCTGCCTCATGTTCCCGCTGATGAACGGCAAGACCCTCCAGGGCCCGCCGCACTGCACCAGCGAAGGCGAACTCATGGCGCGCCTCGACGGCGTGTTCGATATCGTCGAACGCGTTCCGGCAGTGAACAGCCTCCCCGGCCGCGAAGGCAAGGAAGAATTCTGGCTCATGAAGAAGTGCCTGTAA
- a CDS encoding YchJ family protein: MAKDLCPCGSGKEYSECCEPIIKGTALAQSPEALMRSRYTAYAKHEIAWLKDSLEATQRSDFDEPSVEAWSRESEWLGIEIKQTKTEEEKNIGWVEFVARFKQGNITRNHHELGEFHKVGGAWFFYDGRAVKQETVRHEGPVVGRNDPCPCGSGKKYKKCCGAGK; encoded by the coding sequence ATGGCTAAAGATTTATGCCCCTGTGGATCTGGAAAGGAATACTCGGAATGCTGCGAACCCATCATCAAGGGTACGGCTCTCGCTCAGAGCCCCGAAGCCCTGATGCGCTCTCGCTACACCGCATACGCCAAGCACGAAATCGCATGGCTCAAGGATTCCCTCGAAGCCACGCAGCGTAGCGACTTTGACGAACCGAGCGTAGAAGCATGGAGCCGCGAATCCGAATGGCTCGGCATCGAAATCAAGCAGACCAAGACCGAAGAAGAAAAGAACATCGGCTGGGTCGAATTCGTCGCTCGCTTCAAGCAGGGCAACATCACCCGCAACCACCACGAACTCGGCGAGTTCCACAAGGTGGGCGGCGCATGGTTCTTCTACGACGGCCGTGCAGTGAAGCAGGAAACCGTCCGCCACGAAGGTCCGGTAGTCGGCCGCAACGACCCGTGCCCGTGCGGATCTGGCAAGAAGTACAAGAAGTGCTGCGGCGCTGGAAAGTAA
- the argC gene encoding N-acetyl-gamma-glutamyl-phosphate reductase — protein MFKVFVDGEAGTTGLQIYERLAKRSDIEVLRIAPELRKDTAERKRLINESDVTFLCLPDAAAVESAALCENPNTRVIDASTAHRVNPDWTYGMPELSAAQREAIAKSKRIANPGCHASGFILGVHPLIASGILPKSANLAAYSITGYSGGGKKLIAEYEDEANLAHKAGESKAIMAPAPYALALAHKHLPEMKKYCELDNVPFFNPVLGPYYKGMAVTVAIFANMLTKKVGPEGLTEILAKHYEGSRFVKVMPFEAAPVLFNGRLDATVENDTNNARIQVFGNENVMQVTTIIDNLGKGASGAAIQNMNIALGLDESISLV, from the coding sequence ATGTTCAAAGTTTTTGTTGACGGCGAAGCAGGAACGACCGGCCTGCAGATTTATGAAAGACTCGCAAAGCGCAGCGACATCGAAGTGTTGCGTATCGCTCCCGAACTCCGCAAGGATACCGCCGAGCGCAAGAGGCTTATCAACGAGTCCGACGTGACGTTCCTGTGCCTGCCCGATGCGGCAGCCGTCGAGAGCGCCGCCCTCTGCGAAAACCCGAACACCCGCGTGATCGACGCCTCCACGGCGCACCGCGTGAACCCCGACTGGACATACGGGATGCCGGAACTTTCGGCCGCCCAGCGCGAAGCCATCGCCAAGAGCAAGCGCATCGCGAACCCCGGCTGCCACGCCTCGGGCTTTATCCTGGGCGTGCACCCGCTGATTGCCTCGGGAATCCTCCCGAAGAGCGCCAACCTCGCAGCCTACAGCATCACGGGTTATTCCGGCGGCGGCAAGAAGCTCATCGCCGAATACGAAGACGAAGCGAATCTCGCGCACAAGGCCGGCGAATCGAAGGCCATCATGGCTCCCGCGCCCTACGCTCTGGCACTCGCCCACAAGCACCTGCCCGAAATGAAGAAGTACTGCGAACTCGACAACGTTCCCTTCTTCAACCCGGTGCTCGGCCCCTACTACAAGGGCATGGCGGTCACGGTCGCCATCTTCGCGAACATGCTCACGAAGAAGGTCGGCCCCGAAGGCCTTACCGAAATTCTCGCGAAGCACTACGAAGGCAGCCGCTTCGTGAAGGTGATGCCGTTTGAAGCCGCGCCCGTGCTGTTCAACGGAAGGCTCGACGCGACGGTCGAAAACGACACGAACAACGCCCGCATCCAAGTTTTCGGCAACGAGAACGTGATGCAGGTGACGACAATTATCGACAACCTGGGCAAGGGCGCAAGCGGCGCCGCCATCCAGAACATGAATATCGCTCTGGGCCTTGATGAATCCATCAGCCTGGTCTAG
- the obgE gene encoding GTPase ObgE, which produces MFLDEKSIEVRSGKGGDGIVSFHREKFVPLGGPDGGDGGRGGHVILQVNEQFSTLLDMGNARLYKAKNGQPGGAKRCTGASADDLIVDVPRGTIVKDEEGRILADLTEVGQKWIAARGGKGGMGNQHFATPKIQAPRKCTPGEKGEVRELFLELKLMADVGLVGFPNAGKSSLVNKISSGRPKVGDYPFTTLEPVLGIVQTNGHSFVVADIPGLLEGASEGKGLGHQFLKHIERTHTLLFVIDGFAENAYEQFTVLKDELKAFHPKLAKKPYLIALNKSDLGIDDAIKQFKTHREKVIVTSAMNGDGCKELVQALDEAVPHVHKKKVGWESKPTTGGKKSGWGKKA; this is translated from the coding sequence ATGTTCCTAGACGAAAAATCCATCGAAGTTCGCTCCGGCAAGGGCGGTGACGGCATCGTTAGCTTTCACCGTGAAAAATTCGTGCCTCTGGGAGGCCCGGACGGCGGTGACGGTGGCCGTGGCGGTCACGTCATCCTCCAGGTGAACGAGCAGTTCTCCACGCTCCTCGACATGGGCAACGCCCGCCTCTACAAGGCCAAGAACGGGCAACCCGGTGGCGCCAAGCGCTGCACGGGAGCTTCCGCCGACGACCTTATCGTGGACGTTCCGCGCGGGACAATCGTCAAGGACGAAGAAGGCCGCATCCTGGCCGACCTCACCGAAGTGGGGCAAAAATGGATTGCTGCACGCGGCGGAAAGGGTGGCATGGGCAACCAGCATTTCGCTACCCCGAAAATTCAGGCCCCGCGCAAGTGCACGCCGGGCGAAAAAGGCGAAGTCCGCGAACTCTTCCTGGAACTCAAGCTCATGGCAGACGTGGGCCTCGTCGGGTTCCCGAACGCCGGCAAATCGAGCCTCGTGAACAAGATTTCGAGCGGTCGCCCCAAGGTCGGCGACTATCCCTTCACCACGCTTGAACCGGTGCTCGGCATCGTGCAGACGAACGGCCACAGTTTCGTGGTCGCCGACATTCCCGGTCTCCTGGAAGGCGCCAGCGAAGGCAAGGGCCTCGGCCACCAGTTCCTCAAGCATATCGAACGCACCCATACGCTCCTGTTCGTCATCGACGGCTTTGCGGAGAACGCCTACGAGCAGTTCACCGTGCTCAAGGACGAACTCAAGGCCTTCCACCCGAAACTCGCCAAGAAGCCCTACCTGATTGCGCTCAACAAGTCCGACCTCGGCATCGACGACGCCATCAAGCAGTTCAAGACGCACCGCGAAAAAGTCATCGTGACGTCGGCCATGAACGGCGACGGCTGCAAGGAACTCGTACAAGCGCTCGACGAAGCCGTCCCGCACGTACACAAGAAAAAGGTCGGCTGGGAATCGAAGCCCACCACTGGCGGCAAGAAGAGCGGCTGGGGCAAAAAGGCTTAA
- the smpB gene encoding SsrA-binding protein SmpB: protein MAKKEQQSTPVIMNRKASHLYFVDETFEVGIMLIGSEVKSIRDGKCTIGEAWVDVDEKKDELWLVGARIDEYLFANRFNHFPARKRKLLAHAHEIQKMRKAKELKGCTIVPLKLYFKNRRAKLEIGICRGKDQRDKRQDIINREAKLEMDRAAKAHR from the coding sequence ATGGCTAAGAAGGAGCAACAGAGCACGCCGGTCATCATGAACCGCAAGGCGTCGCACCTTTATTTCGTCGACGAGACGTTCGAGGTCGGCATCATGCTCATCGGCTCCGAAGTCAAGTCCATCCGCGACGGCAAATGCACCATCGGTGAAGCCTGGGTCGACGTGGACGAGAAGAAGGACGAGCTCTGGCTCGTCGGCGCCCGCATAGACGAATACCTCTTCGCAAACCGGTTCAACCATTTCCCCGCCCGCAAGCGCAAGCTCCTCGCCCACGCGCACGAAATCCAGAAAATGCGCAAGGCTAAGGAACTCAAGGGTTGCACCATCGTCCCGCTAAAACTATACTTTAAGAACCGACGTGCAAAACTCGAAATCGGAATATGCAGAGGCAAGGATCAACGCGACAAGCGACAGGACATAATCAACCGCGAAGCAAAGCTGGAAATGGATCGCGCCGCAAAGGCACACCGCTAG
- a CDS encoding N-acetylmuramoyl-L-alanine amidase produces MLLVVGWAFSFADVTAVDAEAFSKKIGASFHWFPVQKSFIMVAGKDTAKFAVGIPYASVNGSTIDLSASPVLDEGHLWIAEDDIDKLFPTQNSAKAAPEKDTQAKAEPAKDAAKKSDAAKPAAAKNDQKTVVATKPKNETAGTREVKTIVIDPGHGGKDSGALGKNAQEKDIVLSIGKLLKKALEKEGFNVKMTRDKDVFIELGQRANLANQWDGDLFISLHCNAIDAAPERKKQIKGYHVYVLRAPESEEDKAIARRENKVATLYGEKNAKEELSPIEWFKLEARLEKYKQNSYMFTEEMLKALDGGKIKRQAGGVGGAGFMVLVGALMPAVLFEIGFISNLEDEAYMMSKAGQEDIAKRISKAVSTYKEAVHSYRETLGR; encoded by the coding sequence TTGTTGCTGGTTGTCGGCTGGGCGTTCTCTTTTGCCGACGTGACCGCCGTCGACGCCGAAGCCTTCTCGAAAAAAATCGGAGCATCTTTCCACTGGTTCCCCGTACAGAAATCCTTTATCATGGTCGCAGGCAAGGACACCGCGAAATTCGCGGTTGGCATCCCCTACGCCTCGGTTAACGGCAGCACCATCGACCTTTCCGCAAGCCCGGTCCTCGACGAAGGACACCTGTGGATTGCCGAAGACGACATCGACAAACTGTTCCCGACCCAAAATAGCGCGAAGGCAGCGCCCGAAAAAGATACGCAAGCAAAGGCCGAACCCGCGAAGGACGCGGCGAAGAAGTCCGATGCGGCAAAACCCGCGGCAGCGAAAAACGACCAAAAGACGGTTGTCGCCACGAAGCCCAAGAACGAGACCGCAGGCACGCGCGAAGTGAAGACCATCGTGATTGACCCGGGCCACGGCGGCAAGGACTCCGGAGCGCTCGGCAAGAACGCGCAAGAAAAAGACATCGTGCTTTCTATCGGGAAACTCCTGAAGAAGGCCCTCGAGAAAGAAGGCTTCAACGTGAAGATGACCCGCGACAAGGACGTGTTCATCGAACTCGGGCAACGCGCGAACCTCGCGAACCAGTGGGACGGAGACCTCTTCATAAGCCTGCACTGCAACGCCATCGACGCGGCTCCGGAACGCAAGAAGCAAATCAAGGGCTACCACGTTTACGTGCTGCGCGCCCCCGAAAGCGAAGAAGACAAGGCGATTGCCCGCCGTGAAAACAAGGTGGCCACGCTCTACGGCGAAAAGAACGCGAAAGAAGAGCTCTCCCCCATCGAATGGTTCAAGCTCGAAGCACGTCTCGAAAAGTACAAGCAGAACAGCTACATGTTCACCGAAGAGATGCTCAAGGCCCTCGACGGTGGCAAGATCAAGCGCCAGGCCGGCGGTGTCGGCGGTGCTGGTTTCATGGTGCTCGTAGGCGCCCTGATGCCCGCGGTGCTATTCGAAATCGGGTTCATCAGCAACCTCGAAGACGAAGCCTACATGATGAGCAAAGCCGGGCAAGAAGATATCGCCAAGCGCATTTCGAAAGCGGTCAGCACCTACAAGGAAGCCGTACACAGCTACCGCGAAACGCTGGGACGATAA
- a CDS encoding YebC/PmpR family DNA-binding transcriptional regulator yields MSGHSKWATTKRKKAKTDVARAKAWNKLIKEISIAAKLGGGNPDSNPRLRAAILKSKSQSLPTKNIESAIAKGTGANSGTEMTEPLYEGRGPGGIAIMVQCMTDNKVRTVAEIRNIFNKNNGSMGESGSVSWAFTYKGVIIVDAEKYPEEQVMDLVIEAGADDMSTEDGVHEISTSPEAFDAVSKALEAANIEMMSAEITYVANDPVKLGHDDAVKLLKLIDKFEDHDDVQDVYHNAEIDEADMDAE; encoded by the coding sequence ATGTCCGGTCACTCCAAATGGGCCACCACCAAACGCAAGAAAGCCAAGACTGACGTCGCTCGCGCCAAGGCTTGGAACAAGCTTATCAAGGAAATCTCTATCGCTGCCAAGCTCGGTGGCGGAAACCCCGATTCGAACCCGCGTCTGCGTGCCGCTATTCTTAAGTCCAAGTCCCAGAGCTTGCCGACCAAGAACATCGAAAGCGCCATCGCCAAGGGTACGGGTGCCAACTCCGGTACCGAAATGACGGAACCGCTGTACGAAGGACGCGGCCCGGGCGGAATCGCCATCATGGTGCAGTGCATGACCGACAACAAGGTCCGCACCGTTGCCGAAATCCGCAACATCTTCAACAAGAACAACGGCTCCATGGGTGAATCCGGTTCCGTGTCTTGGGCCTTCACGTACAAGGGCGTTATCATTGTCGATGCCGAAAAGTACCCCGAAGAACAGGTCATGGACCTCGTGATCGAGGCCGGTGCCGATGACATGTCCACCGAAGACGGCGTGCATGAAATCTCCACGAGCCCCGAAGCCTTCGACGCCGTTTCCAAGGCCCTCGAAGCTGCGAACATCGAAATGATGAGTGCCGAAATCACCTACGTCGCCAACGACCCGGTCAAGCTCGGCCACGACGACGCCGTGAAGCTCCTCAAGCTCATCGACAAGTTCGAAGACCACGACGACGTCCAGGACGTTTACCACAACGCCGAAATCGACGAAGCCGACATGGACGCTGAGTAG
- a CDS encoding phosphomannomutase, with translation MENITQIWKKIQSPEFNPATDMGLVEQVKQVALTSQESAKVSFGTSGWRGEIGSEFTLRNLQVVGAAIVRLYKEATPELFEALGVKDFAELQKKGVVVGHDNRLLGHEFCEAVADQFAKAGVKVYYGGEMPTPEFSAAIEMLGAACSINMTPSHNPSHYNGIKFNPADGGPAGPEITNVITKLSNEMMATWKFEPVGKVDWELIDSLKIYKEFLVKQGTIKFDRIKEFIKKGRLTLVCDHVHGSTRRRPAALLDNPECLITLRNEDDSLFGGIAPEPSSKNLEKVRKALDESKSEFRLGAIFDPDGDRIRFYDGTREIDMNQFGAIAFHYMATWRKEQGCVAKSVATSNFVNIIAEKLGVPVMETPVGFKNFRPWLSRNAKQKALVAFEESDGISGLNNTLEKDAQFGLLIALEIMAVTGKNLGEYLDALYEEYGRFYPTRSGFEVDKSLVGAPLKAKVDAIADIAKPGAKVMVGKNEKTVKQLLTLDGVKVIFDDDSWMLVRPSGTEPKVRIYTECREPDEKDPMFEAAKALFFKN, from the coding sequence ATGGAAAACATTACGCAGATTTGGAAAAAGATCCAGTCCCCGGAATTCAACCCCGCAACGGATATGGGTTTGGTCGAACAGGTGAAGCAGGTCGCCCTGACCTCGCAAGAAAGTGCCAAGGTGAGCTTCGGTACTTCCGGCTGGCGCGGCGAAATTGGTTCTGAATTTACCCTCCGCAATCTGCAGGTCGTGGGTGCCGCTATCGTGCGCCTCTACAAGGAAGCCACCCCGGAACTTTTCGAAGCTCTCGGCGTGAAGGACTTTGCCGAACTCCAGAAGAAGGGCGTGGTCGTGGGGCACGACAACCGCCTCCTCGGTCATGAATTCTGCGAAGCTGTTGCCGACCAGTTTGCCAAGGCTGGCGTGAAGGTCTACTACGGTGGCGAAATGCCGACTCCGGAATTCAGCGCCGCTATCGAGATGCTCGGTGCCGCTTGCTCCATCAACATGACTCCGAGCCACAACCCGAGCCACTACAACGGCATCAAGTTCAACCCGGCCGACGGCGGTCCTGCCGGTCCGGAAATCACGAACGTCATCACCAAGCTTTCTAACGAAATGATGGCCACCTGGAAGTTTGAACCGGTGGGCAAGGTCGACTGGGAATTGATCGACTCCCTCAAGATCTACAAGGAATTCCTCGTGAAGCAGGGAACCATCAAGTTCGACCGCATCAAGGAATTCATCAAGAAGGGGCGTCTGACCCTCGTGTGCGACCACGTGCACGGCTCTACCCGCCGCCGCCCGGCCGCCCTCCTCGACAATCCGGAATGCCTCATCACGCTCCGCAACGAAGACGACTCCCTGTTTGGCGGTATCGCTCCGGAACCGTCCAGCAAGAACCTCGAGAAGGTCCGCAAGGCCCTCGACGAAAGCAAGAGCGAATTCCGCCTGGGTGCGATTTTCGACCCGGATGGCGACCGCATCCGCTTCTACGACGGTACTCGTGAAATCGACATGAACCAGTTCGGTGCCATCGCGTTCCACTACATGGCTACCTGGCGCAAGGAACAGGGCTGCGTGGCCAAGTCCGTCGCTACCTCCAACTTCGTGAACATCATTGCCGAAAAGCTCGGCGTGCCCGTGATGGAAACTCCGGTGGGCTTCAAGAACTTCCGCCCCTGGCTTTCCCGCAACGCCAAGCAGAAGGCCCTCGTCGCGTTCGAAGAATCCGATGGTATTTCCGGCCTCAACAACACGCTCGAAAAGGACGCCCAGTTCGGCCTCCTCATCGCGCTCGAAATCATGGCAGTCACCGGCAAGAACCTCGGTGAATACCTCGACGCCCTCTACGAAGAATACGGCCGTTTCTATCCGACCCGCTCGGGCTTTGAAGTGGACAAGTCCCTCGTTGGTGCTCCCTTGAAGGCCAAGGTCGACGCCATCGCCGATATCGCGAAGCCGGGTGCGAAGGTCATGGTTGGCAAGAACGAAAAGACTGTGAAGCAGCTCCTCACGCTCGACGGCGTGAAGGTCATCTTCGACGACGATTCCTGGATGCTCGTGCGTCCGTCTGGTACCGAACCGAAGGTGCGTATCTACACCGAATGCCGCGAACCGGACGAAAAGGACCCGATGTTCGAGGCTGCGAAGGCGCTGTTCTTCAAGAACTAA